One Pelmatolapia mariae isolate MD_Pm_ZW linkage group LG1, Pm_UMD_F_2, whole genome shotgun sequence genomic window, aaatttgTGCCTGATCGCTGTAACTAACACATTTGAAAGGGTGCAGACggtctctgttttttgttttttttgtttgcatcaGACTTTTAATAATTTCACTTTTGCTTGGCGAGTGTTTACAGACAAGTCAGCATCTATGCAAACTACCTGCAACTGCGTCAACCTGCTAGTGACAAAAGCAAACACTGATTAGCACTCTATACCCATGTCCaacctctttctcttttcctgctACTGCCATCAacctttttttggggggaggtTGTCTGGATCCTTAAAGCACATTTGTCTCTTTGTAGAAACAACATGGAAAAATGCTAATTGATCACAAATGCCAAACAAGTGGTGTCCCCAGCCAAATAGTTTTTAATTTCTCCagtttcattatttaaaaaatgctttgtttggggttttttttttttttctctaaatcaaaacttttttttttccatccagAAAACCCTGCGAAAAGAAACTAATTATATACTCTGTTCTcgcgctctctctcttcctttgtATCCAGGTGTGGAAGCTAGCCGGCCACGGCCTCATGCACTCTTTTAGCACAGAGCACGCCAAGCAGTCCATCTTCCGGAACATCGGCGCAGGTGTCATGCAGGTGGAGACGCGACCCGGAAACCGAATCTTCACCTGCGGAGCAGACGGCACCCTAAAGATGAGGGTCCTCCCAGACCGCTACAATATCCCCAGCAGCTTGGTTGACGCTCTGTAATGCTTTTTGTAATTCTGAGGGTCCTAAGAGGAAAGGGTCCGAAAGtcgagaaaaaaactgaaatgctttgtaacactctgtagGCATTAATAGAAACGCTGCTGGGGGAAGAGTTAGTCAAAAGATTACCACGCTGTTGGCATCTTTCAGCATGAACGGTGTTCATGAGTTTACTGTTGGTCGTATCCAAAACGATTAAAAACGGAGctgcaaacattttattttcccaAAGGCTGAAAACAAAGTTACAAGCAAACGGTATCATACTTGATTTTAAAGCTagttttattgtaattttatcGAAGAATCTCTACTCTTAGAGTGTGTCCATAGGGAAGCTATGCATGTCCTGTTCTCGTTATGCGGTGCAATCACAGGTCTATTGATAGTGCTCTGTAAAAGTGCTCAagcaaaaattttaaaagtgtgtaACTGTCGTCATTTTGTGCCCACAGCTGAAATCTCTTAGCATCTACTGTAACCAGCACTGTGGTTTGTTATTAAGTCAGTGGTTTCCAGTGTGAATCGAGTTGTTGGAATCTGCATTTTGTTTCAATGGTTTTTGCCCCCCACCCTCCTGCCTTTTATTTGCCCAGCTTTCTCAGCTCCGTGGAAGAGTTGATGGTGCATTTGCTCCTCATAGTGACACCTGTCTGtattcccccccttttttttttttttttccactggctGCCCATCACTCACTTGGCCTATAATGGTTTGGGTTCAGCCCGCTCCAGTTTGGCCCTCTGCGTGCGTGTTCACTCTGCTGTGTCTGCCATCTGTACGTCTGCGCGCCCACCTGCCCTCAAATGCCTGTTTGTGTGGCAGACTCACTGCTAGAACATTCCTGTTTGGAAGACGGTGTGTTTTACTCCTGTGACTGtgatttcagtgtttccatCTGTCTGGTACAATGCTAAAGATCCACCCACCCACTCACCCCAGAGCAGAAACACAAAGGTTCACTTCTGGTTTTATcgcaaagattttttttttaaattgagttgattttcttatttaaattatttatgtttgtgttCATTTGGTTGACCATTCCTTTGTAAAACTATTTAACTTATTGCCTTTTATTTTAGGAATGTAAGGGGTTTTACTGTAATCTGACTGGGAGATGTGCAACAGTCTACTGTATGTAAGTGTGTGTTTACCTCACTagttgtttttactgtttcatcCATAAGGAATAGATATTTGCACTCAAATTCTGGAGACACTAAAagtttatttcaaataaataggTTATTAAAGAGGAAACAATTATATACAAATGAATGTCTGGCTTTATTTGGCCTACTAGTACAACGTTTGAAATAGTTTtattatataaattatataaatatatatatatatgaactaTCACAACAACCTTGTACAAACATGAaggcatttctttatttttggtttGTATCATACCAGTTGGATTAGTTGTAACTTTTGTTAAGTGTATGTATGGTATTTATTAAAGAGATTTgtgtttctctccctctctttctgccCTCTGTGTGTACTGTATGCATCTTAAGTGTTTCCCCAATGGTCCCACTggtgtcgtgtgtgtgtgtgtgtgtgtgtgtgtgcattcatgTGCGTACGTGCACATCAAACAGTCCAAAAGAAGCCATTATTATGAGTAGAGGCCTATTAGGGTACTTGAGCCTGAAGGTGTGTAAGAGAACAGGTCATGGTCAGTTTTACCTTTGTAAAGTGAATaaattctttttatttcatcAGGATGATTtggcgctttttttttttttcttttttttttattatcttgtGCAGCCAGAGAGCTGTGCTGCTTCCTTACAAAGGCAGGTTTGTCTATATGTACAGAAAGAAGGGACAGGGACATCACGAGTTACATCTGTATAAAAATCAAGCAGTGGTGACCACCATGCAAAAAAACGCAAATGGCAACAAAAGTTGAGTTATAGGTTTGATTGGCATAAACTGCCAGCTGATAAAAAATGATAAGTTTTCACACTATTAGTAAGTCTTGTGTCCTTTGAAAACTCCATGTACAGTAAATACAGCACTtccttcatccatccattcatacaTTTTCTTCCACGAAAGGAcggatacaccctggacaggtcagcAGTCGCTGCAGGGCTAACAGATAGTCAGacaaacattcacacctatgggcaatttataATTGCCAGTTGagctaaccccactaactggatgtctttggactgtgggaggaagctggactACATGGGGAGAACCCACACACATGGGGGAAACATGCAAATTCCATACAGAAAGGCCCTGGCCAGGTGgcggattcaaacccaggaccttctagctgtgaggcaacagcgcAAACTTCTTGTTAACCAAAACCATATTTACTTTAGTGAAATAGTTTGACGGTCAATTACAATTTCACTTAACACAAAAGTAACACAGGacaatatatttaaaacagtgacacacacactgtatgTCACTCTTGTGTTATCAGTTTTCAGATGCAGTGAATAGATGAAAGTCTGCAGGCGTTTTGTTCTCAGTATTTACTGTAACAGTCGTGTTCGGACATCATGTTTCTCACTCATCAGAGATGAAGTGGACCACATACAGCCTGACGTAGCTGTGGTCCCAAACATACAGGTGTCTGTCCTTTGGGCTGTAGGAGAGCATTGCCAGCACTTCACCAGCAGACctcaggtcaaaggtcacattgACCGGCTTTCCCTTCAGCAGGTCAAACGCAAAGGTGACTCTGGTGTCCTTGGTGTCGGTGACATACAGGACGCCACAGGCGATGAAGGCGTTGCCGGCTTTGATGCGAGGGTAGGTGGTGTTCACGTAGGATGTGACGGAGAAGGTCTTCTGGTCCAGCTGGGCCACCATGATGCTCTCGTCAACATTGGATGCAAAGATCAGCCACAGGCCGTTCTCATCTGCTGCCAGCTTGAAGTAGGTCTTAGAGTTGGGGAGCAGGTAGGCGAGGTTGTTGTACAAAGAGTTTTCAATAGTGAGAGTCTGAAGTCTTCTGGTGCTGAAGTCAAATCTGTGAACACACAAGCAGGAAGCTGCTAAATGAAGGATGTGGAAGTCATAAAAAATCACCTTGATGTGCATCGAGTGGCTTTAAGGCTTACTTGGCAATGCTGGGAGTGCCAGCAGCATGATAATAAAAGAAACCATTGTGAACGATGTGGCCGCAGCCTTGATAGTACTTTATAACGTCTATGGTGTCGCTGCTGTTCTTCTGGAAGAAGGAAATGCTTTTGTACTCCTTCAGCATGCGACCTGGGGAAGAACAAGCAAAATCTTTACTGCTAAAAGATGTGGAGATTATAAAAGTGGGGACAGGAGCACCTGCTCGACACTCTGTAACCAGCCTACCAGAAAAGTGATCCGCCACCCATATTCGCTCATCGTTCAGCTGAGCGGTGTCCTTCATCCATGTGCCAAatgtggttttcatctttgtcaCATTTCTGGGGTTGATCAGAGACTTAATCAGGCAGTCtgtgggaaaaaataaaaaatctcagGTGATTTACtcacaggtcacatgactgcacatGAACACAGCCTCCTCTGGAAACGTACCGTTCCTTTTGGCAGGCTTCTCGTGTAGTTTTTCTGTCTCCTTTACAGGTGAGGTTTCATCATTTGGAATTGCATGTAGCCCTGTTAGAAGCAGTTTCATCCTGTTTTAGTCATGTCATTGATGGACTAGTTTGTCAGAAGGTTTCAATTAGACATTTtatggggagggggggggtctttgaatttaaaaaaaaagagagaatttgAACCTTCTTCCCGAGAGCTTTGATAGCATTGAAAATTATTTTGTCAACAACTGTTTCTAGGATCACAAATGTCACCTGCAAAGTATGACTGATCTCTCACCCTGATTATGAGAAGCTTGGAGGTGAGCTCTGCGGTGCCCTATTCTGGGAGGCCCCTGAGGCCCAGGCGGGCCAGGAGGACCCATAGGCCCAGGTGGTCCTGGAGGCCCAGGTGGACCTGCTCAAATGGAGAGAATGTCTAAATGTTAtccatttaaatgtatttttatttcaggtCAAAATGGTTCAAGTCAATAAAGTTCTACTCACCCTCAATAATGGCATCATTGGATGGTTGGCTCTTCTCTCCGGGTGGGCCCGACTCTCCTTGCTCCCCTctttctcctggttctcctttCTCACCTGGTGGGCCTGCGGAGAACACCGTGCAAAATAGCTAAAACATTGTATTCGTAACCTCAATACACTTTGCCCCATTGTTAAAATGAATTGTCCCATTGAATTGCTGGCATGAATCATGCCATCCACTGTGGAGGAGAGCAGAGTGAAGTGGGAGAATACTGGAAGACAGTTTTCCAGTTCATTCAGCTGAAGCCCAAAACCACAGAGATGAATAATATCGGCAAGGGAAGAAAGCTGTTTCAAACTCTTCACTCATTCATGAAGCAAAAATAGAATCGTCTGTGAATAAATTCTGCTTGCATTGTGAAACATGGACAGAAAGaagtctgtgcgtgtgtgtgcatgccaagGATTTTAAGTggctgtttcttcttttttgctaTTTTAATACTTTTCTCTGCAGGTTATACTCAACCTTTTGACTTTTACATAGTACCAGTACTTCTATGCTTAAATGGCCAAGATTGCCTGAGGACAAAATAAAGATGGATGCCGAGTGAAAGCACTAATTCCTTaccttttcttcctcttttcccaTCAGCCCCAGGAAGTCCATTCAGTCCTGGGATGCCATCAGTCCCATTGTGTCCAGGCAGGCCATCTGCACCAGGCAAACCTAGAGTAAcacaaaaaaatctttactgtgGACTCAATGAaagaataaacattaaaaaagactTATCAAGAATATGGGTCACTAAACCACAAAGGAGACATACCCTACAGCAGGTTTTAAATTTGGATTAGAAATTGTGGGTTGACTTACCCGGCGGACCTGGAGGGCCTGTAAACGAAAGTTTAGAAATGTtagagaatttttttaaaagtaatattCTGAACATGATCACATGATTCATATGAGTAAAACATACCAGCTATGCAGACTCCCCTGGTGCTGTTGCAGATATCAATCAGCACTTTGATCTGAAGTAAAAgaggaaatagaaaaaatattaaTGCAGTAAATTTAGCAGCATACTTTACCTAAAATTActctattaaaaataaaaaccctgcACCTTTTAACGTGTCAGTTAAAGATTATCTGTGTAGACTTCAGAAACCCCTTCATGTTAAAAGTCACCAGCGGCCATTAAGGAAACTGCAGTTAGCATCTTGTTAATTGTGTGGTGTTCACACTCAGTAGGTATGAGTCAGCATTCTGTGCACAGGCCAGAACATGAGCCTGACATACACATTAAACTGACTGACCGGCATCATTTTGGTAGATGAGAAATGTAAATTAACACTGTTACTACAGTCTGAGtattaaatgttttacatttgaCTCTGAGCTAGGTTATTAAAGAGGAAAGAGCAAGAGGAGCTAAAATATTGCATGGAAATTAAGGGCTTATTGATGCTGACCCTAGTTCATGCAAGGCGGGCGTCACCTTTTTAAAGAGCAGGTAGAATTTTGGCTGTGTGTTGAAACTGATTGTTTGCTGACATTAGTGAATTACTAACTCTGACTGCTGCACACTGTTGGCTCTGTAGGGAAGTGGAGAAAAAGAAGCACTGAGGCAAGGTGCTCTAAAGGAAGATTAAATGTCACTTTCTTTGGATGTATGGGGTAAATCTAACTCCAGTCTTTTTATATACATAATTATATGTGaggaatattattattattattatttgatatGTAATAATATTTACTTTGTGGCAGTGACTACAGTAAGTCATATTCAAAAAGATGAGCATGATTTGAATGCAGAATCTCAGTATGTTAaataattacagtttttctgtgaAATGTAGCTGAGTAGAAGCTTAAAATGgtacaaaattaaaatgcaagtgtgttttaaaaaagtagTTTGATAAATGGAAATATTCTGTTGGAGTTTGATTAGGACATCTAAACTAAAAATCCTGTAATTATATTACCACAAACAGGATCTGGAGCCTGCCAGATCGTCACGCTCCATGAGCGTTGCGACTTTCAGCCATTAGTCCAGTGAACCATTAGCGACAGCATTATTAAGCAATCACAAAACAAGGAAGCAGGCTGAGCTGCTCTAAATGTCCTGGCCTGCcttcgctctctctctcattcaagGATCTAGACTCACCGGGACCATGGAgtatgtcatcatcatcatcatgtcgTCCTGCACGTGCGCCTTGTGGTAGTGCTGGCTGTGCCGCTGCTTGTGCTTCTCGTGCTTCGTCCTCTTCTCGGTTTCCTCTCCGACCTCCTGGCTGGCATCCTGCTCACTGATCTCCTTTCCCTCCTCCTGGCGAATCTCCTGCAGCTCCTGCTGTAGCTccttttccacttctttgctCCTCTTGTTCCTGGAGTATTGGTACTGATATTGTGGCTGTTCCCCCACGCTCGCCCGCAGTCCTGCTGCTCCTCTGGGCACCTCTTGAAGAAACTCCACCACCGAGCTCTGCTCCACCTCCATCAGCCGTGCCTCTGTCTGCTCCAGCCTGGCACACTGCTGATTCTGCTGGACCAAGAGCACCAGAAGGCCTATAGAGTTCATCAGTGCCACGATACACGTCCCATACAGCACCATCCGCTGAGGGAGAGTCATACTGGGTGTGGGAATCCACATTGTCACCACTTCACCTCCTCTCTTCTGGGGGTCAACCACTGACCTCAGCATTCAAAGAGAATGAAAGAACTGTGAAACAGCACAGAGGATGTGTTAGCTCTACAACCTTATGGAACAAGATGCTCCCACCAAAAATCAAACCATCTAAAATTCAAACTAATCCAAGAGACAGGAAGACTTTAGCAGAAATTTAAGCTCCCGTTCAGCTTGTTTGAAATCTCCAAATAAAATCTAGTCAGCTTCAGTGTCTGAGCTCCACACTGGTGGTCTGTCTGAAGGCAAACTGGTAAATACAGTGGTTGTTCACCAAGTGGAGATGGggttatgtatgtgtgtgagtgtctttcagtgtgtgtgtgtgtgtacatgcaaaCCAGTGATGTAGGAGTGGGCATTACACAATCTTCTGAGCTTGTCTGGGGAGAAACCCCCGCCTGTTCAGTCACCTGATTTATATTCATCTGAACCCATTCTACTGCACCGCCGTGGGCAGActgacatctctctctctcacacacacacacatgcacgcgcaCATATATGATGAACACACAAGAGGACTCAAACACATTACAAGAAAGCACGAATacaccagaaaaaaacaactgttcACTGGTACAGTTACATTATTACATAAttacattattattgttgttattgttaggCCTATATGgcattaaaagaaaatacattacaTCATTATATATTACCACTAATATAGCTCCACTAAGTTCTCTCCTTTTCCCCACCTCCTGTATCCTTGAATTTCTCCCCCCGGCTCTCGTCCTTGTCACATCCTCACAGCTTCCTTTCACCAGCCGCAACAATGGCCCATTTCCACAGCTTTGATTTAGAACTGAAAAATGACATATAACTGGAAAGGTGACaattcagcagaaaaaaaattaaggcaTTTGAAGCTTTTCTCCCTGCAAAAGGTAGCTGGTACTGCCTGCTTTGGCTTAAACAAAGATGTGACTACCTTAATACTGCTTTAATGAGTAAGTTAATTGGCCTCCGTGATGTTCTAGAGCACTGCTCACTTCATGTAGCTGACCTACATGCTCTTGCAGCCGCGTTAAAGCccttttacacaa contains:
- the gldn gene encoding gliomedin — its product is MLRSVVDPQKRGGEVVTMWIPTPSMTLPQRMVLYGTCIVALMNSIGLLVLLVQQNQQCARLEQTEARLMEVEQSSVVEFLQEVPRGAAGLRASVGEQPQYQYQYSRNKRSKEVEKELQQELQEIRQEEGKEISEQDASQEVGEETEKRTKHEKHKQRHSQHYHKAHVQDDMMMMMTYSMVPIKVLIDICNSTRGVCIAGPPGPPGLPGADGLPGHNGTDGIPGLNGLPGADGKRGRKGPPGEKGEPGERGEQGESGPPGEKSQPSNDAIIEGPPGPPGPPGPMGPPGPPGPQGPPRIGHRRAHLQASHNQGLHAIPNDETSPVKETEKLHEKPAKRNDCLIKSLINPRNVTKMKTTFGTWMKDTAQLNDERIWVADHFSGRMLKEYKSISFFQKNSSDTIDVIKYYQGCGHIVHNGFFYYHAAGTPSIAKFDFSTRRLQTLTIENSLYNNLAYLLPNSKTYFKLAADENGLWLIFASNVDESIMVAQLDQKTFSVTSYVNTTYPRIKAGNAFIACGVLYVTDTKDTRVTFAFDLLKGKPVNVTFDLRSAGEVLAMLSYSPKDRHLYVWDHSYVRLYVVHFISDE